Genomic window (Pseudomonas xantholysinigenes):
TGCCTTGGCCCGTGGCCACTCCCAGGATGCCGGCACCGCCGCCAACGGCGGCGATACCGGCCTGCAGGCCCTGGCGCAATTGCTGCCCGAGGTGCGCGGGGTGGTACCGAAGCTCAAGGTGGGCATGGTCAGCGACCCGGTGCAGAGCGCGGCGGGTTACCACATCATCAAGTTGGTCGAGCAACAGCCCGCCCGGGCGGCGACCTTCGATGAGGTGGCGCCGCGCTTGCGCGAGTTGCTGCGTGCCCAGCGCCAGGAACAGGTGGCCAAGGCCTATGTCGAGGGCATGTTCGACACCGCCACCCTGAGCATCGATGGCGCGGCGCTCAACCAGGTGCTGGAGAGCAGCCGCTAGTCCTCAACAACCATGGATGAATCGGGCCTGCCCAGGCGGGCCCGTGGGAGGCGAGGGATGCCGATCGATCTGTCCCGGGGGCGACCCCCGGAAACCACCCTGCCTGTCGTTCGCCCCCAGGTGCCGTTGGCCCTGGATGAACAGACACGCAACTGTTTTCTGGTCACCGCCCGCTGCGGCTGCTTCATGCAGGCGGCGCGGCGCTTGAACCTCAAGCCGGTGGCACTGCGCAAACGCCTGGCGGCGCTGGAGGCGCGCCTGGGCTACGGCCTGTTCGTCAACCGCAACAACAACCCGGTGCTCAGCCAGCAGGGCGAACGTTTGCTGATGGCGCTCCAGGCTTGCGAGCCTGCCGCGCCGCTGGCGCCGCCACGGGAAGAGGGCGTGCGGGTGCGCCTGGCGGTGGCCGAACCGTTGTTGCAGGACCTGCTCGGGCGCAACCTGATCAACTTCGTGCGCCAGCATGCGGGCATGCGCCTTGACGTCGCCACGCTCGATGGCCGCCAGGGCGCGCAGCCCGACGCCGATATCGCCTTGTGGCTGGGCGACCTGCGCCCAGAAACCAGCGCGCCGGACGCTGGCGCGCCCGAGGCACTGGCCACCCTGGACTATCTGCCGCATATCGCTAAGCGTTATGCCCGCGAGGCGAATCGGCCGAACAGCCTGTCCGACCTGCAGGACTACATGCTGGTGCAGTGGCAAGGGCAACTGGATATCGTCGCGCTGGCGCCTTGGCAGGCGCTGCTCCAGAGCCGTAGGGCCGGGGTAACGCAGATCCAGGACTACGAAATGTATTGCCAACTGATCAAGTGCAGCGCCAGCGTCGGTTTGTTGCCGCATTATGCCGGGCACCTGGACCGTGGCCTGCTGGCGCTGCCGGGGTTGTTCGCCGAGCCGATGCGCCGGCGGGTATGGCTGGCGGTCAATGCCGAGCGCGAGACCGATCCGCTGGTGCAGGTGATGGTCGCGGCGATTCGCGCCGCATTCGAGGAGCGACGCGAGTGGTTTCGACCGCTGTGAGCGCGCCAGGCTTCAGCGGCCCAGCGGCAAGGCCACGCCGATCAGGGCGAACAGGCCGCCGCAGCAACGGTTGAAGCCGCGGCCGCCTTTGGCCAGCCAGGGGCGAATGCGAAACGCCAGGCGCGCCAGCAGGTATTCGACCAGGCACTCGACGCTGGCGAAGGTGGCCGCCATCACCACGAACTGCACCAGCAACCCACGCTGTGGGTCGATGAACTGTGGCAGGAAGGCGCCGTAGAACAACAGCACCTTGGGGTTGGCCATGGCCGACAGGCAGCCCTGGCGGAACAGCTCGGCGTTGCTCAGCCGCGGCCTGCCCTGCAGCGGCTGCAGGTGTAGCGCCGGAGCGCGCCACAACTGGATCCCCAGCCACAGCAGGTAGGCGCCGCCGACCCACTTGAGCACGCTCAGCAACGAGGCCGAAGCCTGCAGCAGGGCGCTCAGGCCGAACAGGGTCAAGGCGATCAGCGCGCTGAAGCCGAACACGCCGCCGACGATGGTGAACAGCGTGCGCCGGGCGCCATACAGCGCGCCGTGGGTCAGGGCCAGCAGGCTGTTGGGCCCGGGAGTCAGGGACAGGCCGATGCTGGCCAGCAGGTAGATGAGCCAGGTGTCGAGTGCCATGTTGCGTTGCCTTGTGTCGATTCAGGGCGCCAGTGTAGGGCATGGCGACGAATCGACAGGGTATGATCTGGACATTTAGTGGTTATATCTGGACATGTAATGACGCCCGACCTGCGCCTGATGATCCTGCCCTTGCCGGACTTCGCCTTGCTGCCTTTTGGCGGCTTTCTCGACAAGCTGCGGTTTTCGGCCGATGACGAGGACTACAGCCGCCAGCGCTATTGCAGCTGGCGCATCCTCGGGCTCGACGCCACGCCGGTGGCCTCGAGCAGTGGCGCGGTGGTGCAGGTGGAGGTGACGGCGCAGCAGGCCGACTGGCGCGAGGTCGACTATCTGGTGCTGTTCGGCGGGCGCAATGCCGCGGCCACCGCGGCGCTGGCCCCACGCTACAAGGGCCTGCTGCGCCAGGCCGCGAAGGCGGGCGTGAAGCTGGTGAGCGTCGACAATGCGGCGTTCCTGCTGGCGGCCTGTGGCCTGCTGGAGGGGCACAAGGTGGTCTTGCACTGGCGCCACGAGGCCGAGTTTCGCGCCAGCTTCCCGCACCTGCAGGTGCAGACCGAGCAGTTGTACTGCATCGATGGCACCCGCATCACCTGCGCCGGCGGCACCGCCGCCATCGACCTGGCCGTGGCCTTGATCAGCCATGCCAGTGGCCGGGCCCGGGCACTCAAGGGCCTGGCCGACATGCTGGTGGACGAAAGCCGCGACAGCCGCCATGCCCTGCGCTCGCTGGAGCTTGGCCCTGAGCAGGGGCGCGTGGTGCAGCGCGCCACGGCGTTGATGCGCCATCATCTGGCGGCGCGGTTGAGCATCGAGGCGCTGGCGGCGGAGCTGGGCATCAGCCGGCGTCAGCTCGACCGGCAGTTTCATGCCAACCATGGCATGAGCGCCAAGGCGTGGTGGCTGGAGATGCGCTTGCAGCAGGCACGCTGGCGGCTGCTGAACTCAAGCCACAGCCTGGCGCAGATCGCCGACGAGGTGGGCATGACCGATGCCGGCTACCTGGGCAAGTGGCTGAAGCGCCGCTTTGGCTGCACGGCGCAGGCGTTGCGCCGGCCCGCAGCGGCTTACTGTGGCGTGCCGAACATCGCGGTCCAGTAGATCCCGGCATCGCTCTTGGGGTCCATCGCATAGGCCGCGCCCAATTCGCGGAAGTCCGGGTTCATCAGGGTTGCGCAATGCCCTGGGCTGGCCAGCCAGCCGTCGACCACCTTGCGCGCGGTATCGCGCCCGGCGGCGATATTCTCGCCAATCTGCCGGTACAGGTAGCCGGCCAGCTCCGCGCGGTCGCCCGGGGTACGCCCGTCACGGTCGATATGGTCGAAGAAGTTCTGGTTGGCCATGTTGCGCGTGTGGTTGGCGGCGACGCCGGCCAGGGTGGTGCTCCAGGCCAGCGCCGGCGCCGCGGCATAGGGTTGGCCGCCGCACTGGCGTGGCAGGTTGCGCGCGGCGTTGACCTCCTGCAGCAGTTTCTGCCCTTCGGCCTGCCAGTCGCCCAGGCGCCCGCTGAGCAGCGGGCGGGCCAGGACGATGCGCCAGTCGCGACCTTCCTGGCTGACGCCGATATCGACGAACTGCGGGTCGAGCACCACCTGGCAGAAGCTTTCCTCGACAGCTTTCATCGCCGCCTTGGCGTCACGCGGCCCGGACAGGCTGATGGCCTGCACGTTGACCATGGGGTAGGCGGCGCGGGTCATGGCCTGCTGCAGGTCGCGGGTGCCTTCCGGCGACAATGCCAGGCGCGTGTCGCTGCTCAGCGGTGGCAGCTCCAGCGACGCTTCGCCGCCACAGCGCTGGGCCTGGCTGCGGTAGGCGTTGATCGTATCGATCAGTTGCGCTTCTTCGCCGGTGAAGGCCTGGGCGCCACTGCTAGCGAACAGGCCCAGCGTCAGGCCGAAGAGGCAGGCAACGGATGGGACGCGCATGTGGATCTCCCTGTAACTGGCAGCGTCTGGGTCTGCGCTGCTCATCCTACACAAGCGCGGGGCGTTTGGCCCGGCGATGTGCACTGCGTTGAACGTGCCCGGCAATCGATTGCCAGCGGCAAAAGAGGGAGTAGACCGCCAGTGTCTGGGAAAGTGCCATACGGCCATGGTTCAGCGTGCCAGCGCGGTATTGGGCCGGTAGAACAGAAAGTGCGTGGTCTCGGCGGTCTTGCGGTAGGCCTTGGCCCAGTCCGGGTGCACCGAGCGGTCGTGGAAGTACAGCGCGCCGCCGGTGGGGTCCTTGAGCTGCTGGTTGAGCGCCTTGCGCGCGATTTCCTTGGCCACCGCGTAGCGCTCGGCTTCCTCCACCTGGTCGGGGCGCCCGTCGCACCACCAGGAAAACTGGCAGCTCTTGCTTTCGACGCCTTGCTTGACCACCGCGCAGATGCTGTCGGGGAAGCCCTCGTGGCCGAGGCGGTTGAGCACCACGCTGGCCACCGCGCTCATGTCCTGTGCGTCGGCGCCCTTGGCTTCCCAATAGAGGGTGCGGGCCAGGCAGGTGATGCTGTCGTCCATCGGTGACTGTCCCGCGGGGTCGACGGCCTGTACTTCGCTGGGCTTGAGGGTTTCCTGCGGTTTGGGTGGCGGCGCGTCTTCGACGACCTTTTCCTCCAGTGCCTGCGCCTTGTCTTCGGCGACGGCGGCCTTCTGGCTGTCGGCGGCGGGCAGTGGGCTGGCAAGCAGGGACAGGCCGAACAGCATCCAGGCAAGGCGCATGATCGAGGTTCCGTAGGGTGGGCTGTACCTGAGTCTAGCCAAAGGGCTTCAACCCAGGGTCAGGCTCAACACCAACGGCAGGGTCGCGGCGGCGGCGACGGTCTGCAGGGCGATGATGGTCGCCATCAGCGGTGCATTGCCACCCATCTGCCGCGCCATCACGTAGGACGACGAGGCGGTCGGCAGCGCCTGGAACAGCACGGCCACCACTGCCGCCTGGCCGCCGAGGCCAAACAGCCGGCACAGGCCCCAGGTGGTGACGGGCATGACCAGGAACTTGAACAGCGAGGCGGCCAGCAGTGGCTTGACCTGCTGGCCCAGGCGTGCGCCGCCCAAGGCTGCGCCGACGCACAGCAGGCCCAGGGGCAACGCGGCCTGGCCAAGGGCCTTGACCGTCGGCTCCAGCCCTGCCGGCAAGCCAAGGCCGCTCACCCGCAGTAGCAGGCCGCCGGCGCAGCCGACGATCAGCGGGTTGGCGAAGATCGCCCTGAGCACCGTGGCCGGCGAACTGTGGCGCGCGCTGAAACGGGCGAACACCAGCACGCAGAGCAGGTTCACCAGCGGCACGATGGCGGCGTTGGCCACCGCCGCCAGGGCGATGCCGGCGCTGCCGTAGATGCCCGCGGCGAGGGTTGCGCCGATGTAGTTGTTGAAGCGCACGCCGCCTTGGAACACCGAGGTGAAGTCGGCGCCGTCATGGCTTGCCGCGCCTTGGTAGAGCACCAGCAGCAAGGCGCCGAGCAGGGTCGAGAGCATCAGTACGCCGACCATGCCCAGAACCGGCACGCCATCGAGGTTGGCGGTAGCCAGGCCGTGCAGGAACAACGAAGGCAGCAATACGTAGTAGCTCAGGCGTTCGGCGCCGGGCCAGAAGCTCTCGGCGAGAAAGCCGCGGACCCGCAGCCAGGTACCCAGGGCGATGAGCAGGATGATCGGGACAAGGGTGGTCAGCAGCAGGTGGAGCATGGCGGGCGGTCCGAGAACGGGTACCGGCACAGGGTAGCGGAGGTCAGCGAGCAGAAAAAACGGTGTTTTCTTTATCCACTGTTGAGAAAAACTGCAGGGTTGCAGGGGCCGCTTTGCGGCTCTTTCGCGGACAAGCCCGCTCCCACAGGGGTATTGGTTCCCTGCGTGGCCTCCTACTGGGATTGCATCGCCCCTTGATCCAAGGCCTCCAATGCCGTCTTCAGCACCGCGCTCAAATGTCGGCGCTGGCTTTTCTCATGTTCGAGCAACACCATGCGCCGGGTCAGCTGCGGTTCGCCAAAGGGCAGCACACTGGCCTCTGGCAAACGCGCCAGGTCGTCATCGCTCATGGGAATGATTGCCACGCCCAGCCCCATGGCGGCCATGCGGGCCAGGGCTTCCTGGCTGTCCAGTTCCATCTGCTCGCTGACTTGCAGGCGCTGGCGGCGCAGCTCCTGTTCGATCTGCCGGCCTGCCCAGGCGCGCTTGTCGAAGCGCAGGAACGGCTGGCTGGCCAGCAGCTGTGGCAGGCTCTGGCCTGCCAGTTCGGCGCTGGCGATGGCCCAGAAGCGGTCCTCGAACAACGGCTCGTACCGCAGGCTCTGCGGGTAGGGGCTGACCGGCTCGGTGGTGATCGCCGCGTCCAGCTCGCCATCTTCGACGCGCCGGGCCAGTTCCGCCGACATGCCGGACACCACGCTGACATGCAAGTGCGGGTGGTGGGCCTTGATCCACACCAGCGCCCGTGGCAGCCGGCGGGCGAGTACCGTGTGGATGGCGCCGATACGCAGACGGCCGCGCAGGCCCGGGCCGCTGGCCAGGGTGTCGGCCAGTTCGTCATAGGCGGCCAGGATCCCTTCGGCCCGGGCCACGGCGAGCTGGCCGGCCTCGGTCAGCACGACCTGGCGGCGGCTGCGGTCGAACAAGGTGACCTGCAACTCGTCCTCGAGGGTCTTGATGTGCAGGCTCACCGCCGACGGGGTCAGGCTCAGCAGGTCGGCGGCGCGGGCGAAGGTGCCGTGACGGGCGATGGTGACCAGGGTGCGCAGGGCTTTGAGGGACACGCGGGGCAGGCTCCGGTGGGTGGCGTGGCGGACACCATACGCGAATACTCGGCTCAGCGCCTGGGCTGCCCGTAGGCCTGGCTGATGCGGTCGATGACCATGGCCAGCGCCACGATCGCCAGGCCCGCCTCGACACCTTGGCCGACATTGAGGGTCTGGATCCCGGCCAGCACGTCTTCGCCCAGCCCGCGGGCGCCGATCATCGAGGCCACCACCACCATCGACAGGGCCATCATCACCGACTGGTTGAGCCCGGCCATGATACTGGGCAGCGCCAGCGGCAGGGCGATGCGCCGCAACCGCTGCCAGCGCCCGGCGCCCAGGCCGTGGGCGGCTTGCAACAACGACGGATCGATCTGCGCCAGGCCCAGTTGGGTCAGTCGCACCAAGGGCGGCAAGGCATAGATCAAAGTGGCGAACACCGCCGGCACCTTGCCCAGGCCGAACAGCATCAGCACCGGGATCAGGTAGACGAAAGCCGGCAGCGTCTGCATCACGTCGAGCACCGGCAGTAGCAGGCGCCGGGCCAGCGGGCGGGTGGCCAGGAGAATGCCCAGCGGCACGCCGAGCAGCACGCACAGGCCGGTGCTCACCAAGACCAGGGCCAGGGTCTGCAACAGTTTGTCCCAGAGCCCGAGCACGCCGATCAGCATCAGCAAGCCGGTCAGCCCCAGGGCCCTGGCCAGGCTGCGGCTGGCATGCCAGGCCAGCAGGCCGACCAGCAGCAACAGCAGCCACCAGGGCAGGGCGCGCAGCAGGTTCTCCAACCCCACCAGAAGCTGCAGCAACTGGTCGGAGACGCTGCGCAGGTGATCGCCGTAATGCAGCACCAGCCAATCGACCAGCTGGTTGACCGAGGATGCGAACGAAAACTGCAGGGCTTCGGGAAAGCCGCCGCTCACAGGCCGGCCTCGACCTTGGCCGCGTTCTCGGCCGGCAGCCAGGCTTTCCACACCTGTGGGTTGTCACGCAGGAAGGCAATCGCAGCGTCGCGCGGTTTCTGCCGGGTTTCGCTCATGTGGGCCAGGGCCTTGTTCAGGGTGGCAATGGGCAGGTCGACCTTCTCGAACACCGCGACCAGTTGCGGGTAGTTGTCGCGAAACGCCTTCGACACGCCGATGGAAAGCTTGGCTGGCAGCGAGCGGCTGCCTTTGGGCCGGGGGTTGGCGGCATCGGTCAAGGTGGCCCAGGCCGCGTCGTCGAAGGGCGGTTCTTCCAACTGGACCAGGTCGTAGCGGCCCATCAGCGGCGTGGGGCTCCAGTAGTAGAACAGCACCGGCTGGCCACGGCGGATGGCCGAAGCGATCTCGGCGTCGAGGGCGGCGCCGGAGCCGCTGCGAAAATTGTTGTACAGGCCATCCAGGCCATAGGCCTTGAGCTTCTGACTGTTGACGGTCTCGGAGGTCCAGCCACTGGGGCTGTTGAGGAAGCGTCCCTTGCCGGGGGCTTCGGGGTCCTTGAATACCTCGGTATAGCGCTTGAGGTCATCGACGCTGCGCAGGTCCGGTGCCAGAGGCTTCAGGTTGCGGGTTGAGTCGCCCTTGATCACGTAGGCCGGCACCCACCAGCCTTCCTCGGCGTGCTTCACGGTATCGCCCAGGGCGAAGACCTGGCCGGCCTGTTCGGCCTTGACCCAGGCAGGACTGCGCCCAGCCCACTCTTCGGCGATCACCTGCAAGTCGTTGCGTGCCAGGGCGACCTCCATGCTGACGGTGCTGCCGGGGAGGGTATCAGTAGGCAGTTCATAGCCATGCTCGACGATCAGGCGCAGGATTTCGGTGGTCAGTGCACCGCTTTCCCAGCCGATGGCGCCGAAATGGATGGGAGCGGGTTGTTCGGCCGCAGCCGCGGAGTCGGTGGCGGCCAGACCGAGCGCCAGCAACAGGCCGGCCAGCAGGATGGGGAGCTTGTTCATCGACGCCTCGTAGGTGGCTGGTCCGTGAGGGAGCAAGTGTAGACCAGCGGCCCTGGCGGAGTGCCGAAGGGAATGGCTTCGCTCTGCTACGGGCGTAGCTGTGCAGCGATCCTAGGTTGGGCTTGCGCCTGATCATGGCGCACCTGATGGCTCAGTCAACCGTAAGACAAGGAATGGTACGGTGAGTATTGATATTGAATTTACCTATTTTCGTAACTTTCGTTTCGACGGGAAATTGCACGTTCGCGGCCTGGGCAAGGACCTGGACAAAGTGGATAGCATTCGTTACCTATTACGCAGTGTGGGCCCGCAGGGGCCCAAGCGCCTCTCGGAAAAGGTGGCGCCCGCCCACGCGCGCACTGGCAAGCTGGCTGACCTGGGGTGCCCGGCAGTGTTCACGGTTGCCCAATCGCCAGGCCAATACACCATCACCCCGCATGTCACCTTGACCGCGGCGGCGGGGGGAGGCGAGCAGCGTCTTGCACCACTGGCGTTCACCATTGTCGAGGACGAAACCACCCGATCGATTCTTGACACGGTGCCATTGATCGGTTTCAGCGAGCGCCAGCGGCGCTCCGCCGAAAGCCGGCGTGCCCCCTTCGATGCCCTGCTCGAGGACAACCCTGGGATCAACCAGCAACCGGCGTTGCCCGCTCTGGTGGTGGAATTTTCGGAGAATGGGCTCGAGCAGTTCCGCCAAGCGTTGCAACCGGGCTCGCAATCGTCGCTGCTCCAGGCTTGGCCGACGCTGGCAAGCCTTGTCGATCCGCAACCCTATCACGCTGCAAATGACCTGCCTGCGGCACTGCGGCGCTTTCACCTGGTCGCGCATCCAGCGGGTTTGGCGAATGACGCTTATCTGGCGCTATGCAGCGCCCTGGCTGCGCTGGACTATGTCGAGTCAGCCCAGTTGCTGCCGACCCTGGTTGAGTCGTCCTGGTTGTCGGACCGGGTCGAAAGGCTGCGGCTTTTCGATGTGCTGCTTGACCTGTCGATGATGCTCATCGGCAGTGTGCCCGTGCGCTCTTCGATGGCTCCGCCCCCGCCCCCGACCCCGAACTTCACCCACCTGCAAACCTACCTTGATGCGCCGGACAGCGCCACGCGCGGTCTGAATATACGTAGGGCCTGGGCTGGTCAGGTCAATGGCAAGGGCGCGCGGGTGCATTTGATTGACGGTGGCCTGTTCGCCAACCACGAGGACCTGCGCAGCAACCCCGACCTGCATGTCATATCGCTGGGGGACAACGACGACCCACGTCATGGCACCGCCTCGATCGGGATACTCGTGGCGAACCCGGACAAGGTAGGGATCACCGGGATCTGCCACGGCAGCGAAGTACGCCTGCATCATGCCCGCGCCGAAAATGCCCAGGGCGAATCGCTGGCGCTACTGGGGCTGCACGAACAGGTAGCGGCGGGGGATATCGTGGTGATTCCACAACAGATCCGGGATCTCGCGACCCCTGGAACGAACCTGCCTATCGTGCATAACAAGGTGTTCTGGGCACACCTGAAACTGCTCGCCGAACGCGGCGCGGTGGTTCTTTGCGCGGCCGGCAATGGTCATGAACGGGACCATGAGCGCACGGGGGCAAGGAAAGACGAAGGGGTTGATCTTTCGTCCGGACGTTTCTACTCCGATCATGGGGACGCCAATGTGATACTGGTGGGGGCCTGTGATTCGACGACGGGCAAGGCCCATGAGTTTTCCAATCATCATTATCCGCACCGCATGCTCAACGCCTGGGGTGACGGTGTAGTGACCCTCAGTTTTGGCGACCTGCAGGACAGGCCAGGCGATGATCGGGACTACACCTCGCGCTACGGCGGTACCTCCAGTGCCGCGCCCATGGCGGCTGGCGCAATGAGCCTGATTCAGTCGTATGCGATGCGCGAGCACCATATCTACCTGGACGCCGATCAATTGCACTTGCTGGTCATGCAGTCCGGCTACAGCGACGCCACGCTGCCCGACACGCTGGTGCTGCCCATGGGGCGCCGGCCGAATGTGGAGGCGGCGTTGATATTGCTGGACCGAACGCTCGGCGCAGGGCGCTTCCACCCGGCCAGGATCGAACTCTGAATCCCATGCTGCGGCCGTTCCCTGGCCGCGGATGAATGGGCTTAGACGCGGAACTGGTCCATCAACCCCTGCTGCTGGTTGGCCAGGCTGTTGAGCGACTGGCTGACCCGCGCCGATTCGTTGGCCTGGCCGCTGAGTGATTCAGTGACGTCGCGGATGGTGGCGACGTTGCTGTTGATCTCCTCGGCGACCGCGCTCTGTTCCTCGGCGGCGCTGGCGATCTGCAGGTTCATGTCGGTGATCACGGTCACCGCCTGACCGATGCGCTGCAGCGCGCTGACGGCCTGGCCGACCTGCTCGACGCCGCCCTGGGCCTGGCGGTGGCTGCTGTCCATGGCGCCGACCACCTCCTGGGTGCCGGCCTGCAGGGCTTCGATCACCTGGCGGGTTTCTTCCACCGATTCCTGGGTGCGGCGCGCCAGGTTGCGCACCTCGTCGGCGACCACGGCGAAGCCGCGCCCGGCTTCGCCGGCACGGGCGGCCTCGATGGCGGCGTTGAGCGCCAGCAGGTTGGTCTGCTCGGCGATCGAGCGGATCACCTCGAGCACCGAGCCGATCTTCTCGCTGTTGTGCGCCAGACCTTCGACCTGGGCCATGGCGCTGCTCATGTCGGCGGCCAGGGTGTCGATGCTGGTGGTGGTGCGGTCGATCACCGCCAGGCCTTCGCGGGTGGCCTGGTCAGCTTCGCGGGCGGCCTGGGCGGCCTGGGCCGCGCTGCGCGCGACGTCCTGGGCGGTGGCGCTCATCTCGTGGGAGGCGGTGGCGACCTGGTCGACCTGACGGTATTGCTGCTCCATGCCGGCGCTGGTCTCGGCGGCGATGGCCGCGGACTGGTCGGCGGTGCCCCGGGCGGCCTGCACCGAGCGCTTTACCTCGGCGATGGTCGGTTGCAGCTTGTCGAGGAAGCGGTTGAACCAGCCGGCCAGTTCGCCCAGTTCGTCGCGCTTGTCGTACTGCAGGCGGCGGGTCAGGTCACCTTCGCCGCTGGCGATGTCCTTGAGCATGGCGGCCACGCCGAGGATCGGCCGGGTCACGCCGCGGGCCATGAGCCAGACCAGCAGCAGACCGGCGATGGCAGCGCCCAAGCCCAGGCCGAGCTCGAGCAGGGTACCGCTGGTGTTGAGGGCGTCGAGCTCTTGCTTGAGAGCCTCGGCCGGGCCGGTCAGGGCGTTTTCCGGCACATCCAGCAACACGCCCCAAGGCTTGGCGCCAGGGATCGGCTCGAAGGCCGCCAGCACTTTCAGGCGCTCTTGGTCGTGCAGGATCTGCAGCTTGCCCTCGGCGAGCTTGCGGATCAGTTCGGCGCCCTGGCGTGGGTCGACCTGGTCGAAGCGCTGGGCCAGCTTGCCGGCGTCGGCACTGTAACCGGCCAGCAGGCCGACCGGGCTGAGGATGCCGACCGTGGTGCGGCCTTCGTACAGGCCGCGGCTGGCGGCCTGGCTCAGGGCCTGCAGGCTATTGAGGTTGATGTCGATGGACAGGGTGGCGATGACCTTGCCGTTGGCCTTGAGCGGGAACACGATGCTGGTCATCAGCACGCGTTGGCCGTCGATGTCATAGAAGTAGGGCTCGACCACGCACACCGCGCCGGTGCTGCGCGGGCACACCCACCAGGTGTTGGCCGGCTGGCCACTGGGGCCGATCTCGGTGTTGGCCATGTCGTGCTCGGGCAGGGCCATCGAGGTCAGCTGGCCGGCGCGCGGTTGCGACCAGTACAGGGCGAAACGCCCGGTCTCGTTGCTGCCCAGCTCGCTCTGCCCGGCGAACAGTTTGTCCTTGCCGTCCAGCGCGCCCGGCTCGAACACCAGCGACAGGCCAAGCAGGTCAGGGTTGGCCTGTAGCGCGGCGCGCACCTGGGCGGTCATGTCCTGGCGCAGGTCGTAGGCGTCGAGGAAGCGTTTTTCCGCCTGTTCGCGCAGGAACAGCACCTGGCGGGCGAAGCCGGCGCCGTACTGGTAGGCGTCCATGAACTGGCGGCGAATGTTCAGGGCCTGGACTTCGCCCTGGGATTCGATGCGCGACTGGGCCGCCTCGGTGAGCATCTGCATGCTACTGGCCTTGACCAGGTCCGAGCTGTGGTCCATGCGGTACAGCGAAAGGCCGACGAGCAGGGTGACGATGGCTGCCAGGCACAGGCCCGCCAGCAGGGTGATCTTCCATTGGATGGAGAGTTGTCGCAGCAAAGGCATGGGGAAAATCCCTTGTAATAGGTTTGATGCTGCCGACTGTGTCGGCCTGCGCGGATTTTTCTTTATTCAAACGTTCAATTTAACCCTGCGACTTTCGTCTAGCCCCGCACGGTATCCGCTGTGCAGAGCTTTTTGACTTATGCCCGCCCGTGCTTCAGAGTGTGCGCCCTTCATAACAACATCCCCTGGTCCGGCCACTGCCTGCGCGCAGCTTGTCGCCGGAGCGTCCCGCTTTTGTCTGTCGTAACGAGGTTTGCACACCATGAATGCAGTGATTGCCGCGGTCGGGCTCATGCTGGTCCTGAGCCTGTCCCGCGTGCATGTGGTCATCGCGCTGATCATCGGCGCCCTGGCCGGGGGCCTGGTCGGTGGACTGGGTATCGAAGGCACGCTCAAGGCCTTCAATGGCGGCCTGGGCGGCGGCGCCACGGTGGCGCTGTCCTATGCGCTGCTCGGCGCCTTCGCCGTGGCCATCGCCAAGTCGGGCCTGGCCCACGCCCTGGCCGACCGGGCGCTGGCGATGATCGACCGCCAGGGCCATGCCGAAGGTGGCAAGGTCAAATGGCTGTTGATCGGGCTGATGCTGGTGGTGGCGGTGTCGTCGCA
Coding sequences:
- a CDS encoding LysR family transcriptional regulator, which gives rise to MPIDLSRGRPPETTLPVVRPQVPLALDEQTRNCFLVTARCGCFMQAARRLNLKPVALRKRLAALEARLGYGLFVNRNNNPVLSQQGERLLMALQACEPAAPLAPPREEGVRVRLAVAEPLLQDLLGRNLINFVRQHAGMRLDVATLDGRQGAQPDADIALWLGDLRPETSAPDAGAPEALATLDYLPHIAKRYAREANRPNSLSDLQDYMLVQWQGQLDIVALAPWQALLQSRRAGVTQIQDYEMYCQLIKCSASVGLLPHYAGHLDRGLLALPGLFAEPMRRRVWLAVNAERETDPLVQVMVAAIRAAFEERREWFRPL
- a CDS encoding LysE family translocator gives rise to the protein MALDTWLIYLLASIGLSLTPGPNSLLALTHGALYGARRTLFTIVGGVFGFSALIALTLFGLSALLQASASLLSVLKWVGGAYLLWLGIQLWRAPALHLQPLQGRPRLSNAELFRQGCLSAMANPKVLLFYGAFLPQFIDPQRGLLVQFVVMAATFASVECLVEYLLARLAFRIRPWLAKGGRGFNRCCGGLFALIGVALPLGR
- a CDS encoding GlxA family transcriptional regulator, which gives rise to MTPDLRLMILPLPDFALLPFGGFLDKLRFSADDEDYSRQRYCSWRILGLDATPVASSSGAVVQVEVTAQQADWREVDYLVLFGGRNAAATAALAPRYKGLLRQAAKAGVKLVSVDNAAFLLAACGLLEGHKVVLHWRHEAEFRASFPHLQVQTEQLYCIDGTRITCAGGTAAIDLAVALISHASGRARALKGLADMLVDESRDSRHALRSLELGPEQGRVVQRATALMRHHLAARLSIEALAAELGISRRQLDRQFHANHGMSAKAWWLEMRLQQARWRLLNSSHSLAQIADEVGMTDAGYLGKWLKRRFGCTAQALRRPAAAYCGVPNIAVQ
- a CDS encoding CAP domain-containing protein, with the protein product MRVPSVACLFGLTLGLFASSGAQAFTGEEAQLIDTINAYRSQAQRCGGEASLELPPLSSDTRLALSPEGTRDLQQAMTRAAYPMVNVQAISLSGPRDAKAAMKAVEESFCQVVLDPQFVDIGVSQEGRDWRIVLARPLLSGRLGDWQAEGQKLLQEVNAARNLPRQCGGQPYAAAPALAWSTTLAGVAANHTRNMANQNFFDHIDRDGRTPGDRAELAGYLYRQIGENIAAGRDTARKVVDGWLASPGHCATLMNPDFRELGAAYAMDPKSDAGIYWTAMFGTPQ
- a CDS encoding cell wall hydrolase translates to MRLAWMLFGLSLLASPLPAADSQKAAVAEDKAQALEEKVVEDAPPPKPQETLKPSEVQAVDPAGQSPMDDSITCLARTLYWEAKGADAQDMSAVASVVLNRLGHEGFPDSICAVVKQGVESKSCQFSWWCDGRPDQVEEAERYAVAKEIARKALNQQLKDPTGGALYFHDRSVHPDWAKAYRKTAETTHFLFYRPNTALAR
- a CDS encoding AEC family transporter, which gives rise to MLHLLLTTLVPIILLIALGTWLRVRGFLAESFWPGAERLSYYVLLPSLFLHGLATANLDGVPVLGMVGVLMLSTLLGALLLVLYQGAASHDGADFTSVFQGGVRFNNYIGATLAAGIYGSAGIALAAVANAAIVPLVNLLCVLVFARFSARHSSPATVLRAIFANPLIVGCAGGLLLRVSGLGLPAGLEPTVKALGQAALPLGLLCVGAALGGARLGQQVKPLLAASLFKFLVMPVTTWGLCRLFGLGGQAAVVAVLFQALPTASSSYVMARQMGGNAPLMATIIALQTVAAAATLPLVLSLTLG
- a CDS encoding LysR family transcriptional regulator: MSLKALRTLVTIARHGTFARAADLLSLTPSAVSLHIKTLEDELQVTLFDRSRRQVVLTEAGQLAVARAEGILAAYDELADTLASGPGLRGRLRIGAIHTVLARRLPRALVWIKAHHPHLHVSVVSGMSAELARRVEDGELDAAITTEPVSPYPQSLRYEPLFEDRFWAIASAELAGQSLPQLLASQPFLRFDKRAWAGRQIEQELRRQRLQVSEQMELDSQEALARMAAMGLGVAIIPMSDDDLARLPEASVLPFGEPQLTRRMVLLEHEKSQRRHLSAVLKTALEALDQGAMQSQ